One Heyndrickxia oleronia genomic window, TTAGTTTTTAGTGAAGAACATGAGGAACTAGTTTTACTAAAAGATATCTCATTTATTTCAATGTGCGAACATCATTTACTCCCTTTTTATGGGAAAGCACATATCGCATACCTGCCTCGTAATGGGAAAGTCACTGGCTTAAGTAAATTAGCTCGTGCAATTGAAATTGTAGCAAAACGCCCACAAATACAGGAAAGAATGACCTCTACTGTAGCAGATTCAATATATGAAATACTTGACCCACATGGTGTTATGGTAGTTATTGAAGCCGAGCATATGTGCATGACAATGAGAGGAGTTAAAAAGCCAGGGGCAAAGGCTATTACGACAGCCGTTCGTGGATCACTCGTCAATGATTCATATGCACGCTCAGAAATACTAAATTTAATACATAATTGATCATTATATTTTTCTCTTGTAACAAAGTTTTAGAAAAGAGCCTAACAAATTTATAATGCTCACAAGTTATAGTTTTTTTATGTTATAATATTTTTTGTTGAAGTTTTCATGACACACTATTTTTAGATATAAATCAAGTACGAGAAAGAAATGGGGCTTAAGGGAAATGGACTTGCAAGAAAGGATGCAACAAATCGCTTTAATTAAAGAAACAATTAAACAAAAGATATCTCAAAATTATTTAATGCAGTTTATTGATGAGCCCTATATTGATGAGGATCGTATGAACATATTAATTGAAAGCTTGTCTAGTTTGAAGCTTACAAAAGGAAATATAAATAAATATGTAACGACGACCATGCTCATTCAAATAGCCCTTGATACCCATGATAAAGTGAATAATACATCCGAATTGTTAAAAAAGCGACAATTAACCGTTTTAGCTGGTGATTATTATAGTGGTCTATATTATAAAATATTAGCTGAAGTTGAAAATGTACCACTCATTCGAACGCTTGCTGAAGGAATTAAGATCGTAAATGAACATAAAGTAGCAATCTACCGACTAGAGGATTGCACTGTTGAACAGTATATGGATACTTTAAAAAAGGTTGAATCAACGATTATTTCTAAATTTATTAATTTTTTTGGATCAAAAGAACTTTCTATTTTAGGTGAAGAGCTATTATTTTTAATTACAATCAGTAATGAAATTGAAAAGGTGAAAAAAGAGAAACACTCAACACTCTTTGAAGCACTAACTAAGCTTCTCTTGCCGACTAATTTAAATACCTTTCAACAGCTATCTTCAGAAAATAAATATTACCTGATTGAAAAATGTCAACCATTTATAGACCAGACAATTGAAAAGATAGTGATGGTAAAGGAAAAATTAAATCTCAATCAATTATTAGATCAAAGAATACATTTTCTTCTGAAACAACATTCAAGAGAAAAATTATTTTTGGAAGAGGGTTAAGCGATGGCATCAAAGGAAGAGCGTGTACATAATGTCTTCGAAAAAATTTATGATAATTACGATAAAATGAACTCCGTAATAAGTTTCCAACAGCATCTTAAATGGAGAAAAGATACAATGAAAAAAATGGCTGTGGAAAGAGGAAAAACTGCTCTAGATGTTTGCTGTGGAACAGGTGATTGGACGATTGCACTTGCCGATGCAGTAGGAACAGAGGGCAAAGTTTACGGTTTGGACTTCAGTAAAAATATGCTTCAAGTGGGGGAAGAAAAAGTACGAAAATTAGGTCTTGATCAAGTAGAAATGATCCACGGAAATGCAATGGAGCTTCCATTTGATGATCATACATTTGATTATGTAACAATCGGTTTTGGTTTAAGAAATGTTCCAGATTATATGCAGGTATTAAAAGAGATGAATCGTGTACTTAAGCCAGGTGGTATAGCTGTATGTTTAGAAACATCCCAGCCAACCATGATCGGATATCGGCAACTATATTAT contains:
- a CDS encoding demethylmenaquinone methyltransferase yields the protein MASKEERVHNVFEKIYDNYDKMNSVISFQQHLKWRKDTMKKMAVERGKTALDVCCGTGDWTIALADAVGTEGKVYGLDFSKNMLQVGEEKVRKLGLDQVEMIHGNAMELPFDDHTFDYVTIGFGLRNVPDYMQVLKEMNRVLKPGGIAVCLETSQPTMIGYRQLYYMYFRYIMPLMGKIFAKSYKEYSWLQESARDFPGIKELANMFEKAGFVNIQYKPYSGGAAASHIGYKEK
- the folE gene encoding GTP cyclohydrolase I FolE, yielding MVEINHSQIEEAIRMILEAVGENPDREGLLDTPKRVAKMYEEIFEGINLDPKESFDLVFSEEHEELVLLKDISFISMCEHHLLPFYGKAHIAYLPRNGKVTGLSKLARAIEIVAKRPQIQERMTSTVADSIYEILDPHGVMVVIEAEHMCMTMRGVKKPGAKAITTAVRGSLVNDSYARSEILNLIHN
- a CDS encoding heptaprenyl diphosphate synthase component 1, with product MDLQERMQQIALIKETIKQKISQNYLMQFIDEPYIDEDRMNILIESLSSLKLTKGNINKYVTTTMLIQIALDTHDKVNNTSELLKKRQLTVLAGDYYSGLYYKILAEVENVPLIRTLAEGIKIVNEHKVAIYRLEDCTVEQYMDTLKKVESTIISKFINFFGSKELSILGEELLFLITISNEIEKVKKEKHSTLFEALTKLLLPTNLNTFQQLSSENKYYLIEKCQPFIDQTIEKIVMVKEKLNLNQLLDQRIHFLLKQHSREKLFLEEG